One genomic region from Haloarcula taiwanensis encodes:
- a CDS encoding recombinase RecA encodes MSSFERQFTQLSSGISGLDSLLRGGLVEGRLYLVIGPPGTGKTLLGTQFLEAGLEAGDDVLFIHAEESATDLLANTAELGIDISEATFLDVGPDSEFFEEAESYDVVKPRDVEDGHLISDIRETIETVDPDRVLIDPITHFQYLEPTEYQFRKRVISFARFLQDRETTVLATKTPSNQMDSQLRSLSDGIISLSYGDEKAGRRIRLRKHRGIGQQDGSHGMEIRESGVEVYPALEPEQRTRSFDPTQFSAGIPELDSLLDGGLERGTVTILSGPSGVGKSTTATEFLASAAADGSPALAYLFDESIDTFTHRCETFGMPLSRLREDGTLLVEEVESLALSPEEFANRVKTQAEERGAELVVIDGIAGYKNAIKHGHDDVELRRRLHALTQHLTRRNTAVILIDQRRDVTGLREPTSENVSYLADNILFENYIEVEGELQRVVGALKKRVGGFEAVPRRFEITADGLQVGDPVSGMHGVFEGVPEQHGDSDGRSPTR; translated from the coding sequence ATGTCCTCTTTCGAGCGGCAGTTCACGCAGCTTTCTAGCGGTATCTCTGGCCTTGATTCGCTTCTCAGGGGTGGACTGGTCGAAGGGCGACTCTATCTCGTTATCGGGCCGCCCGGAACCGGTAAAACACTGCTGGGCACGCAGTTTCTCGAAGCAGGGCTTGAGGCCGGCGACGACGTGCTGTTCATCCACGCCGAGGAGTCGGCCACGGACCTGCTTGCCAACACCGCCGAACTCGGCATCGACATCAGCGAGGCGACGTTTCTCGACGTCGGCCCCGACTCGGAGTTCTTCGAGGAGGCCGAGTCGTACGACGTGGTCAAGCCGCGGGATGTCGAAGACGGCCACCTGATTTCCGACATCCGCGAGACCATCGAGACGGTCGACCCGGACCGCGTTCTCATCGACCCGATAACGCACTTCCAGTACCTCGAACCGACCGAGTACCAGTTCCGCAAGCGCGTCATCTCCTTCGCACGCTTTCTGCAGGACAGGGAGACGACCGTGCTGGCGACCAAGACGCCAAGCAATCAGATGGACAGCCAGCTCAGGTCACTCAGCGACGGCATCATTTCGCTCAGCTACGGCGACGAGAAGGCAGGGCGGCGGATTCGACTGCGAAAACATCGCGGTATCGGCCAGCAGGACGGCTCACACGGGATGGAAATCCGCGAGTCCGGCGTCGAGGTCTACCCGGCGCTCGAACCGGAACAGCGGACGCGGTCGTTCGACCCAACGCAGTTTTCCGCCGGGATACCGGAACTGGACTCGCTGCTCGACGGCGGACTCGAACGCGGGACGGTGACGATTCTCAGCGGCCCCTCCGGCGTCGGCAAGTCGACGACGGCGACGGAGTTCCTCGCCTCCGCAGCGGCGGACGGGTCCCCGGCGCTCGCTTACCTGTTCGACGAATCAATCGACACGTTCACGCACCGCTGTGAGACGTTCGGGATGCCGCTCTCGCGATTGCGTGAGGACGGAACACTGCTCGTCGAGGAGGTCGAGTCGCTGGCGCTGTCACCCGAGGAGTTCGCCAACCGCGTCAAGACCCAGGCCGAGGAGCGTGGAGCCGAACTCGTCGTAATCGACGGCATCGCGGGCTACAAGAACGCGATCAAGCACGGACATGACGACGTGGAACTGCGCCGGCGGCTCCACGCCCTGACACAGCATCTCACGCGCAGGAACACCGCAGTAATTCTGATCGACCAGCGCAGGGATGTGACGGGCCTGCGCGAACCGACGAGCGAGAACGTCAGCTACCTCGCTGACAACATCCTCTTTGAGAACTACATCGAGGTCGAGGGCGAACTCCAGCGCGTCGTCGGCGCGCTGAAAAAGCGCGTCGGCGGGTTCGAGGCGGTCCCGCGCCGCTTCGAGATAACCGCCGACGGCCTGCAGGTCGGTGACCCCGTCTCAGGGATGCACGGCGTGTTCGAGGGCGTTCCTGAACAGCACGGAGACAGCGACGGACGCTCGCCCACTCGCTAA
- a CDS encoding TIGR00300 family protein: MTVSREVELEGHIIDSGMMQSCFGIIMDLGGSFSVQEFDIGRHKDEESYARMLVEADDEDQLQSIVHELHQHGVNPSDPKDATLVPAPDDQVVPHGFYSTTNHPTYIRHDGEWVEVEDMEMDCAVVVEDGDSTRAYTKVLNAIEEGDLVVTDETGIKVQPPERPRDAGGAFGFMQGGVSSERPSESTIRKIANAIRETKKEGGKVLAVCGPALIHSGAREDLARLVREGYVDMLSAGNGFAVHDIERDIYGTSLGMDTESLDHPRHGHKHHIYTISEVIREGGIEAAVESGTIESGVMYECVDNDRPFVLAGSIRDDGPLPDTITDAVEAQNAIREQAHEADMVLMLSTLLHSVAVGNCLPSTTRVVCVDINPATVTQLLDRGSAQAVGMVTDIGTFVPILAEQLLDEE; the protein is encoded by the coding sequence ATGACCGTCTCTCGCGAAGTCGAGCTAGAGGGCCACATCATCGACTCCGGGATGATGCAGTCCTGTTTCGGCATCATCATGGACCTGGGCGGCTCTTTCTCCGTTCAGGAGTTCGATATCGGCCGTCACAAAGACGAGGAGTCATACGCCCGGATGCTCGTCGAGGCCGACGACGAAGACCAGCTCCAGTCGATTGTCCACGAACTCCACCAGCACGGCGTCAACCCCTCGGACCCGAAAGACGCCACGCTCGTCCCCGCGCCCGACGACCAGGTCGTCCCGCATGGCTTCTACTCGACGACGAACCACCCCACATACATCCGTCACGACGGCGAGTGGGTCGAAGTCGAGGACATGGAGATGGACTGCGCCGTCGTTGTCGAGGACGGCGACTCCACTCGGGCCTACACCAAGGTCCTCAACGCTATCGAAGAGGGCGATCTGGTCGTCACCGACGAAACCGGCATCAAGGTCCAGCCGCCGGAGCGGCCCCGTGACGCCGGTGGCGCGTTCGGCTTCATGCAGGGCGGCGTCTCCTCGGAGCGTCCCTCGGAGTCGACCATCCGCAAGATAGCCAACGCCATCCGCGAGACGAAAAAGGAGGGCGGCAAAGTGCTTGCCGTCTGTGGCCCGGCGCTCATCCACTCCGGCGCGCGAGAGGACCTCGCGCGGCTCGTCCGCGAGGGCTACGTCGACATGCTGTCTGCCGGCAACGGCTTCGCCGTCCACGACATCGAACGAGACATCTACGGCACGTCGCTCGGGATGGACACCGAGAGCTTGGACCACCCCCGCCACGGCCACAAGCACCACATCTACACCATCAGCGAGGTCATCCGCGAGGGCGGCATCGAGGCGGCCGTCGAGTCGGGGACCATCGAGTCCGGCGTCATGTACGAGTGCGTCGACAACGACCGCCCGTTCGTGCTGGCCGGGTCCATCCGCGACGACGGCCCGCTGCCCGACACCATCACCGACGCCGTCGAGGCCCAGAACGCCATCCGCGAGCAGGCCCACGAGGCCGACATGGTGCTGATGCTCTCGACGCTGCTGCACTCGGTCGCCGTCGGGAACTGCCTGCCGTCGACGACGCGGGTCGTCTGCGTCGACATCAACCCCGCGACGGTCACGCAACTCCTCGACCGCGGCTCCGCGCAGGCCGTCGGGATGGTGACGGACATCGGTACGTTCGTCCCGATTCTGGCCGAGCAGTTGCTCGACGAGGAGTAG